In Bubalus bubalis isolate 160015118507 breed Murrah chromosome 3, NDDB_SH_1, whole genome shotgun sequence, a genomic segment contains:
- the SGSM2 gene encoding small G protein signaling modulator 2 isoform X4: MEEAVTRKFVHEDSSHILALCGAVEACLLHQLRRRAAGFLRSDKMAALFTKVGKTCPVAGEICHKVQELQQQVEGRKPLAGNQETLRRQGSASGKAPALSLQALKHIWVRTALIEKVLDKVVQYLVENCSKYYEKEALLADPVFGPILASLLVGPCALEYTKLKTADHYWTDPSADELVQRHRIRGPPHRQDSPAKRPALGIRKRHSSGSASEDRLAACAREYVESLHQNSRARLLYGKNNVLVQPKEDMEAVPGYLSLHQSAESLTLKWTPNQLMNGTLGDSELEKSVYWDYALVVPFSQIVCIHCHQQKSGGTLVLVSQDGIQRPPLHFPQGGHLLSFLSCLENGLLPRGQLEPPLWTQQGKGKVFPRLRKRSSLRSVDAEDVSTGRATDYVFRIIYPGHRHEHITINYHHLAASRAASVDDDEEEEDKLHAMLSMICSRNLTAPNPMKDAGDMIEMQGFGPSLPAWHLQPLCSQGFSCLSCSTSSSPYAPPSHCSCVPDRLPLRLLCESMKRQIVSRAFYGWLAYCRHLSTVRTHLSALVHHNIVPPARPPGASGGLTKDVWSKYQKDEKNYKELELLRQVYYGGVEHEIRQDVWPFLLGHYKFGMSKKEMEQVDTVVAARYQRVLAEWKACEVVVRQREREAHPATLTKFSSGSSIDSHVQRLIHRDSTISNDVFVSVDDLEPPGPPGPKDPRPEAEPGAEAGPTGTAMVEQQSVEFDSPDSGLPSSRNYSVTSGIQSSIDEGQMGFEEEDGAGEEGSAGMVPKAQVSEPQEPGQEKALPAGELEAGEELAAVCAAAYTIELLDTVALNLHRIDKDVQRCDRNYWYFTPPNLERLRDVMCSYVWEHLDVGYVQGMCDLLAPLLVVLDNDQLAYSCFSHLMKRMSQNFPNGGAMDAHFANMRSLIQILDSELFELMHQNGDYTHFYFCYRWFLLDFKRELPYEDVFAVWEVIWAARHISSEHFVLFIALALVEAYREIIRDNNMDFTDIIKFFNERAEHHDAQEILRIARDLVHKVQTLIENK; the protein is encoded by the exons ATGGAGGAGGCTGTCACCAGGAAGTTTGTGCATGAAGATAGCAGCCACATCCTTGCTCTGTGTG GTGCGGTGGAGGCTTGCCTCCTGCATCAGCTGAGGCGCCGCGCTGCCGGCTTCCTGCGCAGTGACAAGATGGCAGCCCTGTTCACCAAGGTGGGGAAGACGTGCCCAGTGGCCGGGGAGATTTGCCACAAGGTGCAGGAGCTGCAGCAGCAAGTGGAGGGCAG GAAACCCTTGGCAGGCAACCAGGAGACCCTGCGGAGACAGGGCTCTGCCAGCGGGAAGGCCCCAGCCCTCAGCCTGCAGGCCCTGAAGCACATATGGGTGCGCACAGCGCTGATCGAGAAAGTGCTGGACAAGGTCGTGCAGTACCTGGTGGAGAACTGCAG CAAGTACTACGAGAAGGAGGCATTACTGGCAGACCCTGTGTTTGGCCCCATCTTGGCCTCTCTTCTAG TGGGACCCTGTGCCTTGGAGTATACCAAGCTCAAAACAGCCGACCACTACTGGACCGACCCCTCTGCTGATGAGCTGGTCCAGAGACACCGTATCCGGGGTCCCCCGCATCGCCAGGACTCCCCTGCGAAGCGCCCAGCCCTAGGA ATCCGTAAGCGACACTCAAGCGGCAGTGCGTCGGAAGACAGGCTTGCCGCCTGCGCCCGCGAGTACGTGGAGTCGCTGCACCAGAACTCCAGGGCCCGGCTGCTCTACGGCAAGAACAACGTGCTGGTGCAGCCG AAGGAGGACATGGAGGCTGTCCCTGGCTACCTCTCCCTCCACCAGTCTGCAGAGAGCCTCACTCTGAAGTGGACCCCCAACCAGCTCATGAATGGGACTCTGGGGGACTCTGAGCTGGAAAAGAG CGTCTACTGGGACTACGCCCTGGTCGTGCCCTTCAGTCAGATCGTGTGCATCCACTGCCACCAGCAAA AGAGCGGCGGCACGCTCGTGCTGGTGAGCCAGGACGGCATCCAGAGGCCCCCGCTGCACTTCCCGCAAGGGGGCCACCTGCTATCCTTCCTGTCCTGCCTGGAGAACGGCCTTCTGCCTCGAGGGCAGCTGGAGCCCCCACTCTGGACCCAGCAGGGGAAG GGGAAGGTGTTCCCCAGGCTACGGAAGCGCAGCAGCCTGCGGTCCGTGGACGCGGAGGATGTGAGCACAGGGCGAGCGACCGACTACGTGTTCCGGATCATCTACCCTGGCCACAGACACGAGCACA TCACTATTAACTACCACCACCTAGCGGCCAGCCGCGCGGCCTCGGTGGACgatgatgaggaagaggaggataAACTACACGCGATGCTCTCAATGATCTGCTCGCGGAACCTCACAGCTCCCAATCCGATGAAAG ATGCTGGCGACATGATCGAGATGCAGGGCTTTGGGCCCAGCCTGCCAGCCTGGCATCTACAGCCCCTGTGCAGCCAGGgcttctcctgcctctcctgctccACCAGCAGCTCCCCCTATGCGCCCCCCAGCCACTGCAGCTGTGTACCTGACCG GTTGCCCCTCAGGCTGCTGTGTGAGAGCATGAAGAGGCAGATCGTGTCCCGGGCCTTCTACGGCT GGCTGGCCTACTGCCGCCACCTGTCCACCGTGCGCACTCACCTGTCAGCGCTGGTGCATCACAACATCGTCCCGCCCGCCCGGCCCCCGGGGGCCTCGGGGGGCCTCACCAAGGACGTGTGGAGCAAGTATCAGAAGGACGAAAAG AACTACAAGGAGCTGGAGCTGCTGCGGCAGGTCTACTACGGAGGCGTGGAACATGAGATCCGCCAGGACGTCTGGCCGTTCCTGCTTGGCCACTACAAGTTTGGCATGAGCAAGAAGGAGATGGAGCAG GTGGACACAGTGGTGGCAGCGAGGTACCAGCGGGTGTTGGCGGAGTGGAAGGCCTGCGAGGTGGTGGTGAGGCAGCGGGAGCGGGAGGCTCACCCGGCCACACTCACCAAGTTCTCCTCGGGCAGCAGCATCGACAGCCACGTTCAGCGCCTCATCCACCGAGACTCCACCATCAGCAATGAC GTGTTCGTCTCTGTGGATGACCTGGAGCCTCCAGGGCCCCCGGGCCCCAAAGACCCCAGACCAGAGGCTGAGCCGGGGGCGGAGGCCGGGCCCACGGGCACGGCCATGGTGGAGCAGCAGTCAGTGGAGTTCGACTCTCCAGACTCGGGCCTGCCTTCCTCCCGCAACTACTCCGTGACCTCGGGCATCCAGTCGAGCATAGACGAGGGCCAGATGGGCTTTGAGGAGGAGGACGGTGCTGGGGAGGAAGGCTCCGCCGGGATGGTCCCCAAAGCCCAGGTCTCCGAGCCCCAAGAACCCGGCCAGGAGAAGGCCTTGCCGGCTGGCGAGCTGGAGGCCGGGGAGGAGCTCGCGGCCGTGTGCGCTGCTGCCTACACT ATAGAATTACTGGACACCGTGGCCTTAAACCTGCATCGCATAGACAAGGACGTGCAGCGATGTGACCGCAACTACTGGTACTTCACACCCCCCAACCTCGAGCGGCTCCGAGACGTCATGTGCAG CTATGTGTGGGAGCATCTGGACGTGGGCTACGTGCAGGGCATGTGCGACCTGCTGGCACCTCTCCTGGTCGTCCTGGACAATG ACCAGCTGGCCTACAGCTGTTTCAGCCACCTCATGAAGAGGATGAGCCAGAACTTCCCCAATGGGGGTGCCATGGACGCCCACTTTGCTAACATGCGCTCCCTTATCCAG ATCCTGGATTCAGAGCTGTTTGAACTCATGCATCAGAATGGAGACTACACCCACTTCTACTTCTGTTACCGCTGGTTCCTGCTAGATTTTAAGAGAG AGCTGCCGTACGAGGATGTATTCGCTGTGTGGGAGGTGATCTGGGCAGCCCGGCACATCTCCTCGGAGCACTTTGTCCTGTTCATCGCCCTGGCCCTGGTGGAGGCCTACCGAGAGATCATCCGCGACAACAACATGGACTTCACCGACATCATCAAATTCTTCAACG AGCGGGCTGAGCATCATGACGCCCAGGAGATCCTGAGGATTGCCCGGGACCTAGTCCACAAGGTGCAGACGCTCATAGAGAACAAGTGA
- the SGSM2 gene encoding small G protein signaling modulator 2 isoform X1, which yields MGSAEDAVKEKLLWNVKKEVKQIMEEAVTRKFVHEDSSHILALCGAVEACLLHQLRRRAAGFLRSDKMAALFTKVGKTCPVAGEICHKVQELQQQVEGRKPLAGNQETLRRQGSASGKAPALSLQALKHIWVRTALIEKVLDKVVQYLVENCSKYYEKEALLADPVFGPILASLLVGPCALEYTKLKTADHYWTDPSADELVQRHRIRGPPHRQDSPAKRPALGIRKRHSSGSASEDRLAACAREYVESLHQNSRARLLYGKNNVLVQPKEDMEAVPGYLSLHQSAESLTLKWTPNQLMNGTLGDSELEKSVYWDYALVVPFSQIVCIHCHQQKSGGTLVLVSQDGIQRPPLHFPQGGHLLSFLSCLENGLLPRGQLEPPLWTQQGKGKVFPRLRKRSSLRSVDAEDVSTGRATDYVFRIIYPGHRHEHITINYHHLAASRAASVDDDEEEEDKLHAMLSMICSRNLTAPNPMKDAGDMIEMQGFGPSLPAWHLQPLCSQGFSCLSCSTSSSPYAPPSHCSCVPDRLPLRLLCESMKRQIVSRAFYGWLAYCRHLSTVRTHLSALVHHNIVPPARPPGASGGLTKDVWSKYQKDEKNYKELELLRQVYYGGVEHEIRQDVWPFLLGHYKFGMSKKEMEQVDTVVAARYQRVLAEWKACEVVVRQREREAHPATLTKFSSGSSIDSHVQRLIHRDSTISNDVFVSVDDLEPPGPPGPKDPRPEAEPGAEAGPTGTAMVEQQSVEFDSPDSGLPSSRNYSVTSGIQSSIDEGQMGFEEEDGAGEEGSAGMVPKAQVSEPQEPGQEKALPAGELEAGEELAAVCAAAYTIELLDTVALNLHRIDKDVQRCDRNYWYFTPPNLERLRDVMCSYVWEHLDVGYVQGMCDLLAPLLVVLDNDQLAYSCFSHLMKRMSQNFPNGGAMDAHFANMRSLIQILDSELFELMHQNGDYTHFYFCYRWFLLDFKRELPYEDVFAVWEVIWAARHISSEHFVLFIALALVEAYREIIRDNNMDFTDIIKFFNERAEHHDAQEILRIARDLVHKVQTLIENK from the exons GTGAAGCAAATCATGGAGGAGGCTGTCACCAGGAAGTTTGTGCATGAAGATAGCAGCCACATCCTTGCTCTGTGTG GTGCGGTGGAGGCTTGCCTCCTGCATCAGCTGAGGCGCCGCGCTGCCGGCTTCCTGCGCAGTGACAAGATGGCAGCCCTGTTCACCAAGGTGGGGAAGACGTGCCCAGTGGCCGGGGAGATTTGCCACAAGGTGCAGGAGCTGCAGCAGCAAGTGGAGGGCAG GAAACCCTTGGCAGGCAACCAGGAGACCCTGCGGAGACAGGGCTCTGCCAGCGGGAAGGCCCCAGCCCTCAGCCTGCAGGCCCTGAAGCACATATGGGTGCGCACAGCGCTGATCGAGAAAGTGCTGGACAAGGTCGTGCAGTACCTGGTGGAGAACTGCAG CAAGTACTACGAGAAGGAGGCATTACTGGCAGACCCTGTGTTTGGCCCCATCTTGGCCTCTCTTCTAG TGGGACCCTGTGCCTTGGAGTATACCAAGCTCAAAACAGCCGACCACTACTGGACCGACCCCTCTGCTGATGAGCTGGTCCAGAGACACCGTATCCGGGGTCCCCCGCATCGCCAGGACTCCCCTGCGAAGCGCCCAGCCCTAGGA ATCCGTAAGCGACACTCAAGCGGCAGTGCGTCGGAAGACAGGCTTGCCGCCTGCGCCCGCGAGTACGTGGAGTCGCTGCACCAGAACTCCAGGGCCCGGCTGCTCTACGGCAAGAACAACGTGCTGGTGCAGCCG AAGGAGGACATGGAGGCTGTCCCTGGCTACCTCTCCCTCCACCAGTCTGCAGAGAGCCTCACTCTGAAGTGGACCCCCAACCAGCTCATGAATGGGACTCTGGGGGACTCTGAGCTGGAAAAGAG CGTCTACTGGGACTACGCCCTGGTCGTGCCCTTCAGTCAGATCGTGTGCATCCACTGCCACCAGCAAA AGAGCGGCGGCACGCTCGTGCTGGTGAGCCAGGACGGCATCCAGAGGCCCCCGCTGCACTTCCCGCAAGGGGGCCACCTGCTATCCTTCCTGTCCTGCCTGGAGAACGGCCTTCTGCCTCGAGGGCAGCTGGAGCCCCCACTCTGGACCCAGCAGGGGAAG GGGAAGGTGTTCCCCAGGCTACGGAAGCGCAGCAGCCTGCGGTCCGTGGACGCGGAGGATGTGAGCACAGGGCGAGCGACCGACTACGTGTTCCGGATCATCTACCCTGGCCACAGACACGAGCACA TCACTATTAACTACCACCACCTAGCGGCCAGCCGCGCGGCCTCGGTGGACgatgatgaggaagaggaggataAACTACACGCGATGCTCTCAATGATCTGCTCGCGGAACCTCACAGCTCCCAATCCGATGAAAG ATGCTGGCGACATGATCGAGATGCAGGGCTTTGGGCCCAGCCTGCCAGCCTGGCATCTACAGCCCCTGTGCAGCCAGGgcttctcctgcctctcctgctccACCAGCAGCTCCCCCTATGCGCCCCCCAGCCACTGCAGCTGTGTACCTGACCG GTTGCCCCTCAGGCTGCTGTGTGAGAGCATGAAGAGGCAGATCGTGTCCCGGGCCTTCTACGGCT GGCTGGCCTACTGCCGCCACCTGTCCACCGTGCGCACTCACCTGTCAGCGCTGGTGCATCACAACATCGTCCCGCCCGCCCGGCCCCCGGGGGCCTCGGGGGGCCTCACCAAGGACGTGTGGAGCAAGTATCAGAAGGACGAAAAG AACTACAAGGAGCTGGAGCTGCTGCGGCAGGTCTACTACGGAGGCGTGGAACATGAGATCCGCCAGGACGTCTGGCCGTTCCTGCTTGGCCACTACAAGTTTGGCATGAGCAAGAAGGAGATGGAGCAG GTGGACACAGTGGTGGCAGCGAGGTACCAGCGGGTGTTGGCGGAGTGGAAGGCCTGCGAGGTGGTGGTGAGGCAGCGGGAGCGGGAGGCTCACCCGGCCACACTCACCAAGTTCTCCTCGGGCAGCAGCATCGACAGCCACGTTCAGCGCCTCATCCACCGAGACTCCACCATCAGCAATGAC GTGTTCGTCTCTGTGGATGACCTGGAGCCTCCAGGGCCCCCGGGCCCCAAAGACCCCAGACCAGAGGCTGAGCCGGGGGCGGAGGCCGGGCCCACGGGCACGGCCATGGTGGAGCAGCAGTCAGTGGAGTTCGACTCTCCAGACTCGGGCCTGCCTTCCTCCCGCAACTACTCCGTGACCTCGGGCATCCAGTCGAGCATAGACGAGGGCCAGATGGGCTTTGAGGAGGAGGACGGTGCTGGGGAGGAAGGCTCCGCCGGGATGGTCCCCAAAGCCCAGGTCTCCGAGCCCCAAGAACCCGGCCAGGAGAAGGCCTTGCCGGCTGGCGAGCTGGAGGCCGGGGAGGAGCTCGCGGCCGTGTGCGCTGCTGCCTACACT ATAGAATTACTGGACACCGTGGCCTTAAACCTGCATCGCATAGACAAGGACGTGCAGCGATGTGACCGCAACTACTGGTACTTCACACCCCCCAACCTCGAGCGGCTCCGAGACGTCATGTGCAG CTATGTGTGGGAGCATCTGGACGTGGGCTACGTGCAGGGCATGTGCGACCTGCTGGCACCTCTCCTGGTCGTCCTGGACAATG ACCAGCTGGCCTACAGCTGTTTCAGCCACCTCATGAAGAGGATGAGCCAGAACTTCCCCAATGGGGGTGCCATGGACGCCCACTTTGCTAACATGCGCTCCCTTATCCAG ATCCTGGATTCAGAGCTGTTTGAACTCATGCATCAGAATGGAGACTACACCCACTTCTACTTCTGTTACCGCTGGTTCCTGCTAGATTTTAAGAGAG AGCTGCCGTACGAGGATGTATTCGCTGTGTGGGAGGTGATCTGGGCAGCCCGGCACATCTCCTCGGAGCACTTTGTCCTGTTCATCGCCCTGGCCCTGGTGGAGGCCTACCGAGAGATCATCCGCGACAACAACATGGACTTCACCGACATCATCAAATTCTTCAACG AGCGGGCTGAGCATCATGACGCCCAGGAGATCCTGAGGATTGCCCGGGACCTAGTCCACAAGGTGCAGACGCTCATAGAGAACAAGTGA
- the SGSM2 gene encoding small G protein signaling modulator 2 isoform X5 encodes MAAGGGAVEACLLHQLRRRAAGFLRSDKMAALFTKVGKTCPVAGEICHKVQELQQQVEGRKPLAGNQETLRRQGSASGKAPALSLQALKHIWVRTALIEKVLDKVVQYLVENCSKYYEKEALLADPVFGPILASLLVGPCALEYTKLKTADHYWTDPSADELVQRHRIRGPPHRQDSPAKRPALGIRKRHSSGSASEDRLAACAREYVESLHQNSRARLLYGKNNVLVQPKEDMEAVPGYLSLHQSAESLTLKWTPNQLMNGTLGDSELEKSVYWDYALVVPFSQIVCIHCHQQKSGGTLVLVSQDGIQRPPLHFPQGGHLLSFLSCLENGLLPRGQLEPPLWTQQGKGKVFPRLRKRSSLRSVDAEDVSTGRATDYVFRIIYPGHRHEHITINYHHLAASRAASVDDDEEEEDKLHAMLSMICSRNLTAPNPMKDAGDMIEMQGFGPSLPAWHLQPLCSQGFSCLSCSTSSSPYAPPSHCSCVPDRLPLRLLCESMKRQIVSRAFYGWLAYCRHLSTVRTHLSALVHHNIVPPARPPGASGGLTKDVWSKYQKDEKNYKELELLRQVYYGGVEHEIRQDVWPFLLGHYKFGMSKKEMEQVDTVVAARYQRVLAEWKACEVVVRQREREAHPATLTKFSSGSSIDSHVQRLIHRDSTISNDVFVSVDDLEPPGPPGPKDPRPEAEPGAEAGPTGTAMVEQQSVEFDSPDSGLPSSRNYSVTSGIQSSIDEGQMGFEEEDGAGEEGSAGMVPKAQVSEPQEPGQEKALPAGELEAGEELAAVCAAAYTIELLDTVALNLHRIDKDVQRCDRNYWYFTPPNLERLRDVMCSYVWEHLDVGYVQGMCDLLAPLLVVLDNDQLAYSCFSHLMKRMSQNFPNGGAMDAHFANMRSLIQILDSELFELMHQNGDYTHFYFCYRWFLLDFKRELPYEDVFAVWEVIWAARHISSEHFVLFIALALVEAYREIIRDNNMDFTDIIKFFNERAEHHDAQEILRIARDLVHKVQTLIENK; translated from the exons ATGGCAGCCGGCGGAG GTGCGGTGGAGGCTTGCCTCCTGCATCAGCTGAGGCGCCGCGCTGCCGGCTTCCTGCGCAGTGACAAGATGGCAGCCCTGTTCACCAAGGTGGGGAAGACGTGCCCAGTGGCCGGGGAGATTTGCCACAAGGTGCAGGAGCTGCAGCAGCAAGTGGAGGGCAG GAAACCCTTGGCAGGCAACCAGGAGACCCTGCGGAGACAGGGCTCTGCCAGCGGGAAGGCCCCAGCCCTCAGCCTGCAGGCCCTGAAGCACATATGGGTGCGCACAGCGCTGATCGAGAAAGTGCTGGACAAGGTCGTGCAGTACCTGGTGGAGAACTGCAG CAAGTACTACGAGAAGGAGGCATTACTGGCAGACCCTGTGTTTGGCCCCATCTTGGCCTCTCTTCTAG TGGGACCCTGTGCCTTGGAGTATACCAAGCTCAAAACAGCCGACCACTACTGGACCGACCCCTCTGCTGATGAGCTGGTCCAGAGACACCGTATCCGGGGTCCCCCGCATCGCCAGGACTCCCCTGCGAAGCGCCCAGCCCTAGGA ATCCGTAAGCGACACTCAAGCGGCAGTGCGTCGGAAGACAGGCTTGCCGCCTGCGCCCGCGAGTACGTGGAGTCGCTGCACCAGAACTCCAGGGCCCGGCTGCTCTACGGCAAGAACAACGTGCTGGTGCAGCCG AAGGAGGACATGGAGGCTGTCCCTGGCTACCTCTCCCTCCACCAGTCTGCAGAGAGCCTCACTCTGAAGTGGACCCCCAACCAGCTCATGAATGGGACTCTGGGGGACTCTGAGCTGGAAAAGAG CGTCTACTGGGACTACGCCCTGGTCGTGCCCTTCAGTCAGATCGTGTGCATCCACTGCCACCAGCAAA AGAGCGGCGGCACGCTCGTGCTGGTGAGCCAGGACGGCATCCAGAGGCCCCCGCTGCACTTCCCGCAAGGGGGCCACCTGCTATCCTTCCTGTCCTGCCTGGAGAACGGCCTTCTGCCTCGAGGGCAGCTGGAGCCCCCACTCTGGACCCAGCAGGGGAAG GGGAAGGTGTTCCCCAGGCTACGGAAGCGCAGCAGCCTGCGGTCCGTGGACGCGGAGGATGTGAGCACAGGGCGAGCGACCGACTACGTGTTCCGGATCATCTACCCTGGCCACAGACACGAGCACA TCACTATTAACTACCACCACCTAGCGGCCAGCCGCGCGGCCTCGGTGGACgatgatgaggaagaggaggataAACTACACGCGATGCTCTCAATGATCTGCTCGCGGAACCTCACAGCTCCCAATCCGATGAAAG ATGCTGGCGACATGATCGAGATGCAGGGCTTTGGGCCCAGCCTGCCAGCCTGGCATCTACAGCCCCTGTGCAGCCAGGgcttctcctgcctctcctgctccACCAGCAGCTCCCCCTATGCGCCCCCCAGCCACTGCAGCTGTGTACCTGACCG GTTGCCCCTCAGGCTGCTGTGTGAGAGCATGAAGAGGCAGATCGTGTCCCGGGCCTTCTACGGCT GGCTGGCCTACTGCCGCCACCTGTCCACCGTGCGCACTCACCTGTCAGCGCTGGTGCATCACAACATCGTCCCGCCCGCCCGGCCCCCGGGGGCCTCGGGGGGCCTCACCAAGGACGTGTGGAGCAAGTATCAGAAGGACGAAAAG AACTACAAGGAGCTGGAGCTGCTGCGGCAGGTCTACTACGGAGGCGTGGAACATGAGATCCGCCAGGACGTCTGGCCGTTCCTGCTTGGCCACTACAAGTTTGGCATGAGCAAGAAGGAGATGGAGCAG GTGGACACAGTGGTGGCAGCGAGGTACCAGCGGGTGTTGGCGGAGTGGAAGGCCTGCGAGGTGGTGGTGAGGCAGCGGGAGCGGGAGGCTCACCCGGCCACACTCACCAAGTTCTCCTCGGGCAGCAGCATCGACAGCCACGTTCAGCGCCTCATCCACCGAGACTCCACCATCAGCAATGAC GTGTTCGTCTCTGTGGATGACCTGGAGCCTCCAGGGCCCCCGGGCCCCAAAGACCCCAGACCAGAGGCTGAGCCGGGGGCGGAGGCCGGGCCCACGGGCACGGCCATGGTGGAGCAGCAGTCAGTGGAGTTCGACTCTCCAGACTCGGGCCTGCCTTCCTCCCGCAACTACTCCGTGACCTCGGGCATCCAGTCGAGCATAGACGAGGGCCAGATGGGCTTTGAGGAGGAGGACGGTGCTGGGGAGGAAGGCTCCGCCGGGATGGTCCCCAAAGCCCAGGTCTCCGAGCCCCAAGAACCCGGCCAGGAGAAGGCCTTGCCGGCTGGCGAGCTGGAGGCCGGGGAGGAGCTCGCGGCCGTGTGCGCTGCTGCCTACACT ATAGAATTACTGGACACCGTGGCCTTAAACCTGCATCGCATAGACAAGGACGTGCAGCGATGTGACCGCAACTACTGGTACTTCACACCCCCCAACCTCGAGCGGCTCCGAGACGTCATGTGCAG CTATGTGTGGGAGCATCTGGACGTGGGCTACGTGCAGGGCATGTGCGACCTGCTGGCACCTCTCCTGGTCGTCCTGGACAATG ACCAGCTGGCCTACAGCTGTTTCAGCCACCTCATGAAGAGGATGAGCCAGAACTTCCCCAATGGGGGTGCCATGGACGCCCACTTTGCTAACATGCGCTCCCTTATCCAG ATCCTGGATTCAGAGCTGTTTGAACTCATGCATCAGAATGGAGACTACACCCACTTCTACTTCTGTTACCGCTGGTTCCTGCTAGATTTTAAGAGAG AGCTGCCGTACGAGGATGTATTCGCTGTGTGGGAGGTGATCTGGGCAGCCCGGCACATCTCCTCGGAGCACTTTGTCCTGTTCATCGCCCTGGCCCTGGTGGAGGCCTACCGAGAGATCATCCGCGACAACAACATGGACTTCACCGACATCATCAAATTCTTCAACG AGCGGGCTGAGCATCATGACGCCCAGGAGATCCTGAGGATTGCCCGGGACCTAGTCCACAAGGTGCAGACGCTCATAGAGAACAAGTGA